In a genomic window of Oncorhynchus keta strain PuntledgeMale-10-30-2019 chromosome 28, Oket_V2, whole genome shotgun sequence:
- the LOC118360949 gene encoding uncharacterized protein LOC118360949 isoform X1: protein MDNTSSSTREVESVFLNKHMLGYDSEDSISNIEIKEYEYVPGTESDSESSLEDFTALKDKCTTKARSAPKDGQLDKDLLGYDSEDSISSIEITEYEYVPEYEYVPGTESDSESSLEDFTALKDKCPTKARLEPKDGQLDKDRIGYNSEDSISSTEITRDECVSRTESESESSLEHCTVLKNKGPTKARSAPKDGPKKTYKRHRNTESDTSVQESTSSLEVMHVTKTKDGSRRYTKKHYCLFCEKPQSKIARHLEMIHKSEAEVAKALSFPKNSKDRKLQLTILRKRGDRAHNMQVIREGKGVIVPCKQTSSPNGNPKDFLHCANCQGLFKRKFLWKHMKRCPLSGVRLKPGKTRVQAICAHAQPVPDGISKGLWKLVNDMTQDEVVDVIKRDKCIIQFGEQHYNIMGHRRANHELIRQKMRELGRLVLKGKHVSPLTRLEEYIDPANFLHTISAVKAVCGFDSDKNTLKTPSLALKLGHNLQKVADIVSCEARVSGNKKKAQKVEDFKHIYKTCWREYISCHAHKTFEENKFNAPLILTFAEDVKKLHIHLQEKQKTCYSQLSKEPNRKTWAQLAKVTLSQMTVFNRKRLGNASLMTVASFVSRDKTALHDDYGNSLSDVERALCQHFSRIEICGKRSRKVTVLLSPTMIKSMELLAEKREHCSVLKENIYMFAIPGCPTSFSGSDCLRLFAKKCGAKCPESLSSTKLRKHITMMSTVLNLNDTDMDLLADFLGHDLQMDKKYYRLPEGTLQLAKITKVLMAMEQGRLNEFKGKGLDQIHISPVECVELDEESDTDFTEETPGRSCEPQERTREAMAGRSGSKKRKWSEEDKGTVEETYIQFMDSGATPGNADSCMHQGSATSPQRAGLAGSEVLCQEQNYSTCEQEYQ, encoded by the exons ATGGACAATACATCTTCTTCAACCAGAGAAGTGGAGAGTGTATTT CTCAACAAACACATGCTTGGATATGATTCTGAAGATTCAATCAGCAACATAGAAATAAAAGAATATGAATATGTTCCAGGAACAGAAAGTGACAGTGAGAGCAGCTTAGAGGACTTCACTGCATTAAAGGACAAATGCACCACTAAAGCAAGATCTGCACCTAAAGATGGCCAACTTGACAAAGACTTGCTTGGTTATGATTCTGAAGACTCAATCAGCAGCATAGAAATAACAGAATATGAATATGTGCCAGAATATGAATATGTGCCAGGAACAGAAAGTGACAGTGAGAGCAGCTTAGAGGACTTTACTGCATTGAAGGACAAATGCCCTACTAAAGCAAGATTGGAACCTAAAGATGGCCAACTTGACAAAGACAGGATTGGATATAATTCTGAAGATTCAATCAGCAGCACAGAAATAACACGAGATGAATGTGTGTCAAGAACAGAAAGTGAAAGTGAGAGCAGCTTGGAGCACTGCACTGTATTGAAGAACAAAGGCCCCACCAAAGCAAGATCTGCTCCTAAAGATGGTCCAAAAAAGACTTATAAGAGACATAGAAATACAGAATCTGACACCTCTGTGCAAGAATCGACAAGTTCACTTGAAGTCATGCACGTTACAAAGACTAAAGATGGATCAAGAAGATACACCAAAAAACATTACTGTCTCTTTTGTGAGAAACCACAATCAAAAATTGCCCGGCATCTGGAAATGATTCATAAAAGTGAAGCTGAAGTCGCAAAGGCCCTTTCTTTCCCAAAGAACTCCAAGGACAGAAAGCTCCAACTGACTATACTGAGGAAACGAGGGGACAGAGCACACAACATGCAAGTCATAAGAGAAGGCAAAGGTGTTATAGTTCCTTGTAAACAAACCAGTTCCCCAAATGGAAATCCAAAAGACTTCTTGCACTGTGCAAATTGCCAAGGACTCTTTAAAAGAAAATTCCTATGGAAACACATGAAACGGTGCCCACTGAGTGGTGTACGGCTGAAACCTGGTAAAACACGAGTGCAGGCTATTTGTGCCCATGCACAACCTGTGCCAGATGGGATAAGCAAGGGACTGTGGAAACTCGTCAATGATATGACACAAGATGAGGTGGTAGATGTCATAAAGAGAGACAAATGTATCATCCAGTTCGGGGAGCAACATTACAACATCATGGGACACAGACGTGCCAATCATGAATTGATACGGCAGAAAATGCGCGAGCTGGGGAGACTGGTTTTGAAAGGGAAGCATGTATCACCTCTCACGAGATTGGAGGAATACATTGATCCAGCTAACTTCCTCCACACAATCAGTGCAGTGAAAGCTGTTTGTGGCTTTGACAGTGATAAGAATACACTAAAGACACCTTCACTAGCCTTAAAACTTGGCCATAACCTTCAGAAGGTTGCAGACATAGTTAGTTGTGAGGCTAGGGTCTCCGGTAACAAGAAAAAGGCTCAGAAGGTAGAGGACTTCAAACATATCTATAAGACATGCTGGAGAGAGTACATCTCGTGTCATGCTCACAAAACATTTGAAGAAAATAAGTTCAATGCTCCACTGATCTTGACATTTGCTGAAGATGTCAAGAAACTGCACATCCACCTTCAAGAAAAACAGAAAACATGCTACAGCCAACTTTCCAAAGAACCTAACAGGAAGACGTGGGCACAGCTGGCTAAAGTCACTCTGTCACAAATGACGGTCTTTAACCGAAAAAGACTAGGGAATGCCTCCCTGATGACAGTGGCCTCATTCGTGTCTCGAGACAAAACTGCTTTACATGACGATTATGGGAACTCCCTTTCAGATGTTGAACGGGCGCTATGCCAACATTTTAGTCGCATAGAAATATGTGGAAAGCGATCAAGAAAAGTCACAGTGCTTCTATCCCCTACAATGATCAAATCAATGGAGCTGCTTGCAGAGAAGCGTGAACATTGCAGCGTTCTGAAGGAGAACATCTATATGTTCGCCATTCCAGGCTGTCCAACATCATTCAGCGGATCAGACTGCCTGCGTCTCTTTGCCAAGAAGTGTGGGGCTAAATGTCCAGAATCCCTCTCGTCCACCAAGTTGCGTAAACACATCACCATGATGTCTACTGTACTCAACTTAAATGACACCGACATGGACCTGCTAGCCGATTTCCTGGGACATGATCTACAGATGGACAAAAAATATTACAGGTTACCTGAGGGAACACTTCAGCTGGCAAAAATCACCAAAGTCCTCATGGCGATGGAGCAGGGAAGGCTAAACGAATTCAAGGGGAAAGGTCTTGACCAGATCCACATCAGTCCAGTGG AGTGTGTTGAGCTGGATGAAGAGAGTGATACAGACTTTACTGAAGAAACTCCTGGAAGGTCATGTGAGCCACAAG AGAGGACACGGGAGGCCATGGCAGGAAGATCAG GTTCTAAGAAGAGGAAGTGGAGTGAGGAGGACAAAGGGACAGTGGAAGAAACATATATTCAATTCATGGACTCTGGAGCTACTCCAGGGAATGCAGACTCTTGCATGCATCAAGGCAGTGCCACAAGCCCTCAGAGAGCAGGACTGGCGGGCAGTGAagtattatgtcaagaacagaaTTACAGCACATGTGAGCAGGAGTACCAATAA
- the LOC118360949 gene encoding uncharacterized protein LOC118360949 isoform X2 produces MLGYDSEDSISNIEIKEYEYVPGTESDSESSLEDFTALKDKCTTKARSAPKDGQLDKDLLGYDSEDSISSIEITEYEYVPEYEYVPGTESDSESSLEDFTALKDKCPTKARLEPKDGQLDKDRIGYNSEDSISSTEITRDECVSRTESESESSLEHCTVLKNKGPTKARSAPKDGPKKTYKRHRNTESDTSVQESTSSLEVMHVTKTKDGSRRYTKKHYCLFCEKPQSKIARHLEMIHKSEAEVAKALSFPKNSKDRKLQLTILRKRGDRAHNMQVIREGKGVIVPCKQTSSPNGNPKDFLHCANCQGLFKRKFLWKHMKRCPLSGVRLKPGKTRVQAICAHAQPVPDGISKGLWKLVNDMTQDEVVDVIKRDKCIIQFGEQHYNIMGHRRANHELIRQKMRELGRLVLKGKHVSPLTRLEEYIDPANFLHTISAVKAVCGFDSDKNTLKTPSLALKLGHNLQKVADIVSCEARVSGNKKKAQKVEDFKHIYKTCWREYISCHAHKTFEENKFNAPLILTFAEDVKKLHIHLQEKQKTCYSQLSKEPNRKTWAQLAKVTLSQMTVFNRKRLGNASLMTVASFVSRDKTALHDDYGNSLSDVERALCQHFSRIEICGKRSRKVTVLLSPTMIKSMELLAEKREHCSVLKENIYMFAIPGCPTSFSGSDCLRLFAKKCGAKCPESLSSTKLRKHITMMSTVLNLNDTDMDLLADFLGHDLQMDKKYYRLPEGTLQLAKITKVLMAMEQGRLNEFKGKGLDQIHISPVECVELDEESDTDFTEETPGRSCEPQERTREAMAGRSGSKKRKWSEEDKGTVEETYIQFMDSGATPGNADSCMHQGSATSPQRAGLAGSEVLCQEQNYSTCEQEYQ; encoded by the exons ATGCTTGGATATGATTCTGAAGATTCAATCAGCAACATAGAAATAAAAGAATATGAATATGTTCCAGGAACAGAAAGTGACAGTGAGAGCAGCTTAGAGGACTTCACTGCATTAAAGGACAAATGCACCACTAAAGCAAGATCTGCACCTAAAGATGGCCAACTTGACAAAGACTTGCTTGGTTATGATTCTGAAGACTCAATCAGCAGCATAGAAATAACAGAATATGAATATGTGCCAGAATATGAATATGTGCCAGGAACAGAAAGTGACAGTGAGAGCAGCTTAGAGGACTTTACTGCATTGAAGGACAAATGCCCTACTAAAGCAAGATTGGAACCTAAAGATGGCCAACTTGACAAAGACAGGATTGGATATAATTCTGAAGATTCAATCAGCAGCACAGAAATAACACGAGATGAATGTGTGTCAAGAACAGAAAGTGAAAGTGAGAGCAGCTTGGAGCACTGCACTGTATTGAAGAACAAAGGCCCCACCAAAGCAAGATCTGCTCCTAAAGATGGTCCAAAAAAGACTTATAAGAGACATAGAAATACAGAATCTGACACCTCTGTGCAAGAATCGACAAGTTCACTTGAAGTCATGCACGTTACAAAGACTAAAGATGGATCAAGAAGATACACCAAAAAACATTACTGTCTCTTTTGTGAGAAACCACAATCAAAAATTGCCCGGCATCTGGAAATGATTCATAAAAGTGAAGCTGAAGTCGCAAAGGCCCTTTCTTTCCCAAAGAACTCCAAGGACAGAAAGCTCCAACTGACTATACTGAGGAAACGAGGGGACAGAGCACACAACATGCAAGTCATAAGAGAAGGCAAAGGTGTTATAGTTCCTTGTAAACAAACCAGTTCCCCAAATGGAAATCCAAAAGACTTCTTGCACTGTGCAAATTGCCAAGGACTCTTTAAAAGAAAATTCCTATGGAAACACATGAAACGGTGCCCACTGAGTGGTGTACGGCTGAAACCTGGTAAAACACGAGTGCAGGCTATTTGTGCCCATGCACAACCTGTGCCAGATGGGATAAGCAAGGGACTGTGGAAACTCGTCAATGATATGACACAAGATGAGGTGGTAGATGTCATAAAGAGAGACAAATGTATCATCCAGTTCGGGGAGCAACATTACAACATCATGGGACACAGACGTGCCAATCATGAATTGATACGGCAGAAAATGCGCGAGCTGGGGAGACTGGTTTTGAAAGGGAAGCATGTATCACCTCTCACGAGATTGGAGGAATACATTGATCCAGCTAACTTCCTCCACACAATCAGTGCAGTGAAAGCTGTTTGTGGCTTTGACAGTGATAAGAATACACTAAAGACACCTTCACTAGCCTTAAAACTTGGCCATAACCTTCAGAAGGTTGCAGACATAGTTAGTTGTGAGGCTAGGGTCTCCGGTAACAAGAAAAAGGCTCAGAAGGTAGAGGACTTCAAACATATCTATAAGACATGCTGGAGAGAGTACATCTCGTGTCATGCTCACAAAACATTTGAAGAAAATAAGTTCAATGCTCCACTGATCTTGACATTTGCTGAAGATGTCAAGAAACTGCACATCCACCTTCAAGAAAAACAGAAAACATGCTACAGCCAACTTTCCAAAGAACCTAACAGGAAGACGTGGGCACAGCTGGCTAAAGTCACTCTGTCACAAATGACGGTCTTTAACCGAAAAAGACTAGGGAATGCCTCCCTGATGACAGTGGCCTCATTCGTGTCTCGAGACAAAACTGCTTTACATGACGATTATGGGAACTCCCTTTCAGATGTTGAACGGGCGCTATGCCAACATTTTAGTCGCATAGAAATATGTGGAAAGCGATCAAGAAAAGTCACAGTGCTTCTATCCCCTACAATGATCAAATCAATGGAGCTGCTTGCAGAGAAGCGTGAACATTGCAGCGTTCTGAAGGAGAACATCTATATGTTCGCCATTCCAGGCTGTCCAACATCATTCAGCGGATCAGACTGCCTGCGTCTCTTTGCCAAGAAGTGTGGGGCTAAATGTCCAGAATCCCTCTCGTCCACCAAGTTGCGTAAACACATCACCATGATGTCTACTGTACTCAACTTAAATGACACCGACATGGACCTGCTAGCCGATTTCCTGGGACATGATCTACAGATGGACAAAAAATATTACAGGTTACCTGAGGGAACACTTCAGCTGGCAAAAATCACCAAAGTCCTCATGGCGATGGAGCAGGGAAGGCTAAACGAATTCAAGGGGAAAGGTCTTGACCAGATCCACATCAGTCCAGTGG AGTGTGTTGAGCTGGATGAAGAGAGTGATACAGACTTTACTGAAGAAACTCCTGGAAGGTCATGTGAGCCACAAG AGAGGACACGGGAGGCCATGGCAGGAAGATCAG GTTCTAAGAAGAGGAAGTGGAGTGAGGAGGACAAAGGGACAGTGGAAGAAACATATATTCAATTCATGGACTCTGGAGCTACTCCAGGGAATGCAGACTCTTGCATGCATCAAGGCAGTGCCACAAGCCCTCAGAGAGCAGGACTGGCGGGCAGTGAagtattatgtcaagaacagaaTTACAGCACATGTGAGCAGGAGTACCAATAA